A window from Streptomyces subrutilus encodes these proteins:
- a CDS encoding SpoIIE family protein phosphatase, giving the protein MAIVVLLAAGALLALVLQSRHDIDREARNRSVYVAQTFAHSPGLQAALKSPDPSAVLQPLTEETRKAAGVDFIVVMNTDGIRYTHPKPDRIGKRFVGTIEPSLAGQVHTESVQGPLGREIQAVVPVTAPDGKVIALVSAGLTVKSVSGVVDRQLPVILLAIAIGLALATGGTALISRRLRRQTHGLGTQEMTRMYEHHDAVLHAVREGVVITDGDGRLLLANDEAKRLLGLPEDIEGRRVGAVPGLDHRMADLLLSGRVATDEVLESGDRLLVVNQRATHPGGGPGGAVATIRDSTDMRVLTSRADTARRRLKLLYDAGVDIGTSLDVVRTAEELAAVAVPRFADYVTVDLADPVLDGDEPGPGADMRRTAVSGISPDHPLYPRGRLIDFLPSTPQARGYGTGKAELVPDLADAPGWHAQDPPRTRAIVAYGIHSLIAAPLTARGVVLGVVNFWRSREQPFDEDELSLAEELVARAAVNMDNARRYTREHALAETLQRSLLPRALPEQNAVDVAHFYLPAQSGVGGDWFDVIPLSGSRVALVVGDVVGHGLHAAATMGRLRTAVHNFSSLDLPPDEILARLDDLVQRIDRDGDGDEPNNGVLGATCLYAVYDPVTQRCTMARAGHLPPLVVAPDGTTEIVELPAGPPLGLGGMPFETAELHLAEGSQLVLYTDGLVEQRSRDIGEGLELLRTALSHPARDPEESCRAVLDILLPARPADDVALLVARTRTLGPDRVAQWDVPFEPSAVATVRSTAARQLDAWDLGELAFATELILSELVTNALRHGSAPVAVRLLYDRTLTCEVRDGSSTAPHLRYAATTDEGGRGLFLVAQLSEHWGTRYTPDGKIIWAEQPLPGTPGTKEPSLAAFPGLDLDLDTDDLDLEAH; this is encoded by the coding sequence GTGGCGATCGTGGTGTTGCTCGCCGCAGGCGCGCTCCTGGCCCTCGTCCTCCAGTCACGCCACGACATCGACCGCGAGGCGCGCAACCGGTCGGTGTACGTCGCCCAGACCTTCGCCCACTCCCCGGGCCTCCAGGCGGCGCTGAAGAGCCCCGACCCGTCCGCCGTCCTCCAGCCGCTCACGGAGGAGACGCGCAAGGCCGCCGGGGTCGACTTCATCGTGGTCATGAACACCGACGGCATCCGCTACACCCATCCGAAGCCCGACCGGATCGGCAAGCGCTTCGTCGGCACCATCGAGCCCTCGCTCGCCGGGCAGGTCCACACCGAGAGCGTGCAGGGCCCGCTCGGCAGGGAGATCCAGGCCGTGGTGCCGGTCACCGCGCCCGACGGCAAGGTGATCGCCCTGGTCTCGGCCGGGCTGACCGTGAAGAGCGTGAGCGGGGTCGTCGACCGCCAGCTCCCCGTCATCCTGCTCGCCATCGCCATAGGCCTGGCCCTCGCCACCGGCGGCACCGCACTGATCAGCAGACGCCTGCGCCGCCAGACCCACGGTCTCGGCACGCAGGAGATGACCCGCATGTACGAGCACCACGACGCGGTGCTGCACGCCGTCCGCGAGGGCGTGGTGATCACGGACGGCGACGGGCGGCTCCTGCTGGCGAACGACGAGGCCAAACGGCTCCTCGGACTGCCGGAGGACATCGAGGGACGCCGCGTCGGCGCGGTGCCGGGCCTCGACCACCGCATGGCCGACCTGCTGCTGTCCGGGCGGGTGGCCACCGACGAGGTGCTGGAGAGCGGCGACCGGCTGCTCGTGGTCAACCAGCGGGCCACCCACCCCGGCGGCGGCCCCGGCGGCGCCGTGGCCACCATCCGCGACTCCACCGACATGCGGGTCCTGACCAGCCGCGCCGACACGGCCCGCCGGCGCCTCAAGCTGCTGTACGACGCGGGCGTGGACATCGGCACCAGTCTCGACGTGGTGCGGACGGCCGAGGAGCTCGCCGCCGTCGCCGTCCCCCGGTTCGCGGACTACGTCACCGTCGACCTCGCCGACCCGGTGCTCGACGGCGACGAACCCGGTCCCGGCGCCGACATGCGGCGGACCGCGGTCAGCGGCATCAGCCCCGACCACCCGCTCTACCCCCGCGGCCGGCTGATCGACTTCCTCCCCTCCACGCCCCAGGCCCGCGGCTACGGCACCGGCAAGGCCGAGCTCGTACCCGACCTCGCCGACGCACCCGGCTGGCACGCGCAGGACCCGCCGCGCACCAGGGCGATCGTCGCGTACGGCATCCACTCGCTGATCGCGGCCCCGCTCACCGCCCGCGGCGTGGTGCTCGGCGTGGTCAACTTCTGGCGCTCGCGGGAGCAGCCCTTCGACGAGGACGAGCTGTCGCTGGCCGAGGAGCTCGTCGCCCGCGCCGCCGTCAACATGGACAACGCCCGCCGCTACACCCGCGAGCACGCCCTCGCCGAAACCCTCCAGCGCAGCCTGCTGCCGCGCGCCCTGCCCGAGCAGAACGCCGTCGACGTGGCCCACTTCTACCTGCCCGCCCAGTCCGGGGTCGGCGGCGACTGGTTCGACGTGATCCCGCTGTCCGGCAGCCGGGTCGCGCTGGTCGTCGGGGACGTCGTGGGCCACGGCCTGCACGCCGCCGCCACCATGGGCCGGCTGCGCACCGCGGTGCACAACTTCTCCTCCCTCGACCTGCCGCCCGACGAGATCCTCGCCCGCCTGGACGACCTCGTACAGCGCATCGACCGCGACGGGGACGGCGACGAACCGAACAACGGCGTCCTCGGCGCCACCTGCCTGTACGCCGTCTACGACCCCGTGACCCAGCGCTGCACCATGGCGCGGGCGGGGCACCTGCCGCCGCTGGTGGTGGCGCCCGACGGCACCACCGAGATCGTGGAACTGCCCGCCGGACCCCCGCTGGGGCTCGGCGGCATGCCCTTCGAGACCGCGGAACTGCACCTCGCGGAGGGCAGCCAGCTCGTCCTGTACACCGACGGGCTCGTCGAGCAGCGCAGCCGGGACATCGGCGAGGGCCTGGAACTGCTGCGCACCGCCCTGAGCCACCCCGCGCGCGATCCGGAGGAGAGCTGCCGGGCCGTGCTCGACATCCTGCTCCCGGCCCGCCCGGCCGACGACGTGGCCCTGCTCGTGGCGCGGACCCGCACGCTGGGACCCGACCGGGTCGCCCAGTGGGACGTGCCGTTCGAACCGAGCGCCGTCGCCACCGTGCGCAGCACCGCGGCCCGGCAGCTCGACGCGTGGGACCTGGGGGAGCTGGCCTTCGCCACCGAACTGATCCTCAGCGAGCTGGTCACCAACGCCCTGCGCCACGGCAGCGCCCCGGTCGCCGTCCGGCTGCTGTACGACCGCACCCTGACCTGCGAGGTCCGCGACGGCAGCAGCACCGCCCCGCACCTGCGCTACGCGGCCACCACCGACGAGGGCGGCCGCGGCCTGTTCCTGGTGGCGCAGCTCAGCGAGCACTGGGGCACGCGCTACACCCCGGACGGCAAGATCATCTGGGCCGAGCAGCCCCTCCCGGGCACACCGGGCACGAAGGAACCGTCCCTGGCCGCCTTCCCTGGCCTGGACCTCGACCTCGACACGGACGACCTGGACCTGGAAGCCCACTGA
- a CDS encoding Pls/PosA family non-ribosomal peptide synthetase: MAATPEHGESTLLDDGATSEEPGKSARFSAGPAAPPRTLVDVFEASVRAYPDEPALDDGTTRLTYRALAAEVERRRRALAAAGVGLGDRVGVRVPSGTTELYAAVLAVLAAGAAYVPVDAEDPDERAELVFGEAGVRAVVGAGQRVDTTGAGARAAAGGAVRAAARPGPEHDAWIIFTSGSTGRPKGVAVSHRSAAAFVDAEAALFLAEEPIGPGDRVMAGLSVAFDASCEEMWLAWRHGACLVPVPRSQVRSGADLGPWLVEQEISVVSTVPTLAALWDPEDLGEVRLLIFGGEACPPELTQRLVTEGREVWNTYGPTEATVVACAALLTGEEPIRIGLPLNGWELAVVDESGEPVAMGGSGQLVIGGVGLARYLDPEKDAEKYAPLESLGWTRAYRSGDLVRAEPEGLVFLGRGDEQIKLGGRRIELGEVDSALQGLPGVAGAAAAVRTARSGNQLLVGYLVTQDGWDHAAAVERLRAELPAALVPLLAPVAELPTRTSGKVDRDALPWPLPELETTGPAEQLYGTEAWLAEQWSETLGVAVTGHADDFFAIGGGSLAAAQLTTRLRTRYPNAAVLDIYQQPTLRKLARRLEKSVQDDGAARTVAPVPLRSQAVQSLLLLPLYTLVGLRWTVALLALGNVLHLLGPYPWAPTASWWLVAAGAALLYSPPGRLALAAGGARLLLRGVEAGRHPRGGSVHLRLWTAERLAECAGATSLTGSWLERYARALGAKVGPEVDLHSLPPVTGMLKLGRGCAVESEVDLCGHWLDGDRLEIGPVRVGAGAVVGTRSILFPGARVGKRAEVAPGSAVVGQVPTGQRWAGAPAGKLGKAKRNWPKERPPRPLHWRALYGAAGAFLTCLPVLAALPALLVAGRFVPADAGPAAALRGALLAVVPAALAFGAAYAALLLVSVRVLSLGLRTGLHPTHGRTGWQAWTVTQLMDLSRETLFPLYAGLITPVWLRLLGMRVGRGAEVSTVLALPSLTTVGDGAFLADDTLTAPYELGGGWMRIGHSEIGRRAFLGNSGMTAPGRSVPDDGLVGVLSATPKKAKKGSSYLGLPPVRLPRSAATADQSRTYDPPARLLWARGLVELCRLVPVFCSAALAVLTAAALCALMGPGGPGTAGAALLSGAVLLAAGFAACAVTVAAKWLLVGRHRTGEHPLWSGFVWRNELADTFVEVVAVPWLAGSVPGTPLMALWLRSLGARVGRGVWCESYWLPETDLVSLGGAVSVNRGCVLQTHLFHDRILRTDTVVLREGATLGPGGIVLPGSTIGARSTLGPASLVMAGESVPADTRWLGNPIEAWRS, translated from the coding sequence ATGGCAGCCACACCTGAGCACGGTGAGAGCACTCTGCTCGACGACGGGGCGACGTCCGAGGAGCCGGGCAAGTCCGCCCGGTTCTCCGCCGGGCCCGCAGCCCCGCCGCGCACCCTCGTCGACGTCTTCGAGGCATCCGTACGGGCGTACCCCGACGAACCCGCCCTCGACGACGGCACCACCCGGCTGACCTACCGGGCCCTCGCCGCCGAGGTCGAGCGCCGGCGGCGCGCCCTCGCCGCCGCCGGGGTGGGCCTCGGCGACCGGGTCGGCGTCCGGGTGCCGTCCGGGACCACCGAGCTGTACGCCGCCGTCCTCGCCGTCCTCGCCGCCGGCGCCGCCTACGTGCCCGTCGACGCCGAGGACCCGGACGAACGGGCCGAGCTGGTCTTCGGCGAGGCCGGGGTGCGGGCGGTCGTCGGCGCCGGGCAGCGCGTCGACACCACCGGCGCCGGGGCGCGGGCCGCGGCGGGAGGCGCCGTCCGGGCCGCCGCGCGGCCCGGGCCCGAGCACGACGCGTGGATCATCTTCACCTCCGGCTCCACCGGCAGGCCCAAGGGCGTCGCCGTCAGCCACCGCAGCGCCGCCGCCTTCGTGGACGCCGAGGCCGCGCTCTTCCTCGCCGAGGAGCCCATCGGCCCCGGCGACCGGGTCATGGCCGGCCTGTCCGTCGCCTTCGACGCCTCGTGCGAGGAGATGTGGCTGGCCTGGCGGCACGGCGCCTGCCTGGTGCCCGTACCCCGCTCCCAGGTGCGCAGCGGCGCCGACCTCGGCCCCTGGCTGGTCGAGCAGGAGATCTCGGTGGTCTCCACCGTCCCCACCCTCGCCGCGCTCTGGGACCCCGAGGACCTGGGCGAGGTCCGGCTGCTGATCTTCGGCGGCGAGGCATGCCCGCCCGAGCTGACCCAGCGCCTGGTCACCGAGGGCCGCGAGGTCTGGAACACCTACGGCCCCACCGAGGCCACCGTCGTCGCCTGCGCCGCGCTCCTGACCGGCGAAGAGCCCATCCGGATCGGGCTCCCCCTGAACGGCTGGGAACTCGCCGTCGTCGACGAGTCCGGCGAACCCGTCGCGATGGGCGGCAGCGGCCAGCTCGTCATCGGCGGCGTCGGCCTGGCCCGCTACCTCGACCCCGAGAAGGACGCCGAGAAGTACGCCCCGCTGGAATCCCTCGGCTGGACGCGCGCCTACCGCAGCGGCGACCTCGTCCGCGCGGAACCGGAAGGGCTGGTCTTCCTCGGCCGCGGCGACGAACAGATCAAACTCGGCGGCCGCCGCATCGAGCTCGGCGAAGTCGACTCCGCGCTCCAGGGCCTGCCCGGCGTCGCCGGGGCCGCCGCCGCAGTCCGCACCGCGCGCAGCGGCAACCAGCTCCTCGTCGGCTACCTCGTCACCCAGGACGGCTGGGACCACGCGGCCGCCGTCGAGCGGCTGCGCGCCGAACTGCCCGCCGCCCTCGTCCCGCTGCTCGCACCCGTCGCCGAACTGCCCACCCGCACCTCCGGCAAGGTGGACCGGGACGCACTGCCCTGGCCCCTGCCCGAACTGGAGACCACCGGCCCCGCCGAGCAGCTCTACGGCACCGAGGCCTGGCTCGCCGAACAGTGGAGCGAGACCCTCGGCGTGGCCGTCACCGGCCACGCCGACGACTTCTTCGCCATCGGCGGCGGCAGCCTCGCCGCGGCCCAGCTCACCACCCGGCTGCGCACCCGCTACCCGAACGCGGCCGTCCTCGACATCTATCAGCAGCCCACCCTGCGCAAGCTCGCCCGCCGGCTGGAGAAGTCCGTCCAGGACGACGGCGCGGCCCGCACCGTCGCCCCGGTACCGCTCCGCTCCCAGGCGGTGCAGTCGCTGCTGCTGCTCCCGCTCTACACCCTGGTCGGCCTGCGCTGGACGGTGGCCCTGCTGGCGCTCGGCAACGTCCTGCACCTGCTCGGCCCCTACCCGTGGGCGCCGACCGCCTCCTGGTGGCTCGTCGCGGCCGGCGCCGCCCTGCTGTACAGCCCGCCCGGCCGGCTCGCCCTCGCGGCCGGCGGCGCCCGCCTGCTGCTGCGCGGAGTCGAGGCCGGACGCCACCCGCGCGGCGGGAGCGTGCACCTGCGGCTGTGGACGGCCGAGCGGCTGGCCGAATGCGCCGGCGCCACCTCCCTCACCGGCTCCTGGCTGGAGCGCTACGCCCGCGCCCTGGGCGCCAAGGTCGGCCCCGAGGTCGACCTGCACTCCCTGCCCCCGGTCACCGGCATGCTCAAACTCGGCCGCGGCTGCGCCGTGGAGTCCGAGGTGGACCTGTGCGGGCACTGGCTGGACGGCGACCGGCTGGAGATCGGCCCGGTCCGGGTCGGCGCGGGCGCCGTGGTCGGCACCCGCAGCATCCTCTTCCCCGGCGCCCGCGTCGGAAAGCGGGCCGAGGTCGCCCCCGGCTCCGCCGTCGTCGGACAGGTCCCGACCGGCCAGCGCTGGGCCGGCGCCCCGGCCGGCAAGCTCGGCAAGGCCAAGCGGAACTGGCCGAAGGAACGGCCGCCGCGCCCGCTGCACTGGCGCGCCCTCTACGGCGCGGCCGGAGCCTTCCTCACCTGCCTGCCCGTCCTCGCCGCCCTGCCCGCCCTCCTGGTCGCCGGCCGCTTCGTCCCCGCCGACGCCGGGCCAGCCGCCGCGCTGCGCGGGGCGCTGCTCGCCGTGGTGCCCGCGGCGCTCGCCTTCGGGGCCGCGTACGCGGCCCTCCTGCTGGTCTCGGTGCGGGTGCTCAGCCTCGGCCTGCGCACCGGCCTGCACCCCACGCACGGCCGCACCGGCTGGCAGGCCTGGACCGTCACCCAGCTGATGGACCTGTCCCGCGAGACCCTCTTCCCGCTGTACGCCGGGCTGATCACCCCGGTGTGGCTGCGGCTGCTCGGCATGCGCGTCGGCCGCGGCGCCGAGGTGTCCACGGTGCTCGCGCTGCCCAGTCTGACCACCGTGGGCGACGGCGCGTTCCTCGCCGACGACACCCTGACCGCCCCGTACGAACTGGGCGGCGGCTGGATGCGCATCGGCCACTCCGAGATCGGCCGCCGCGCGTTCCTCGGCAACTCGGGCATGACCGCACCGGGCCGCTCCGTACCGGACGACGGCCTCGTCGGCGTCCTGTCCGCCACCCCGAAGAAAGCCAAGAAGGGCAGCTCGTACCTGGGCCTGCCCCCCGTCCGGCTGCCGCGCTCGGCCGCCACCGCCGACCAGAGCCGCACCTACGATCCGCCCGCCCGGCTGCTGTGGGCGCGCGGCCTGGTGGAGCTGTGCCGGCTGGTCCCGGTGTTCTGCTCCGCCGCGCTCGCCGTCCTGACGGCGGCGGCGCTGTGCGCACTGATGGGGCCGGGCGGCCCGGGGACCGCGGGCGCCGCGCTGCTGTCCGGGGCCGTCCTGCTCGCCGCCGGCTTCGCCGCCTGCGCGGTCACGGTGGCCGCGAAATGGCTGCTGGTGGGTCGGCACCGGACCGGCGAGCACCCGTTGTGGAGCGGCTTCGTCTGGCGCAACGAGCTCGCCGACACCT
- a CDS encoding MFS transporter: MYLADRSAPAGAHTDPEPGAGPDPGASPGGPGAGRRARAVAPAVLALGAVSLITDVSSEMVTAVLPLYLVAGLGLSPLGFGALDGLYNGVSALVQLTGGHLADRVRNHKLIAGIGYGLSALCKPLLLFAHTLGPISVILALERTGKGLRTAPRDALISLSTPPESQGRAFGVHRALDTTGALLGPLAAFLILSVAVDGYDAVFGVSACVAVLGVVVLMLFVPSATAPSTKAPPTKAGPPGAPPGTAPPAAGVREALALLRLPRLRALAVCAALLGLTTVSDAFLYLLLQRRTGIAEQWFPLLPLGTAAVFLLLAVPAGALADRIGRRTVFLAGHALLLTGYGLLLWAPARPALPFLVLALHGLFYAATDGVLPAAVAATVPRELRATGMALVGTGQALARFGCSLAVGAAWTLWGTGPALAAASAGLLCCAVVAGFVLRPDPAPGARPDPDPAPDDPPTAGDPPAPAPHRTPRGPR; encoded by the coding sequence ATGTACCTCGCGGACCGCTCCGCGCCCGCCGGGGCGCACACCGACCCGGAGCCGGGCGCCGGCCCGGACCCGGGCGCGTCACCGGGCGGCCCCGGCGCCGGACGGCGGGCGCGCGCGGTCGCCCCGGCCGTGCTCGCGCTGGGCGCGGTCAGCCTGATCACCGACGTCTCCTCCGAGATGGTCACCGCCGTCCTGCCCCTGTACCTCGTCGCCGGGCTCGGCCTGAGCCCCCTGGGGTTCGGCGCGCTCGACGGCCTGTACAACGGCGTCAGCGCACTGGTGCAGCTGACCGGCGGGCACCTCGCCGACCGGGTCCGCAACCACAAGCTGATCGCCGGGATCGGCTACGGACTGTCCGCCCTGTGCAAACCGCTGCTGCTGTTCGCCCACACCCTGGGCCCGATCAGCGTGATCCTCGCGCTGGAACGCACCGGCAAGGGTCTGCGCACCGCCCCGCGCGACGCGCTGATCTCCCTGTCCACCCCACCGGAGTCGCAGGGCCGCGCCTTCGGCGTCCACCGGGCGCTGGACACCACCGGCGCCCTCCTCGGCCCCCTCGCCGCCTTCCTCATCCTGAGCGTGGCGGTCGACGGCTACGACGCGGTGTTCGGCGTCAGCGCCTGCGTCGCGGTGCTCGGCGTGGTGGTCCTGATGCTCTTCGTCCCCTCCGCCACGGCACCCTCCACCAAGGCCCCGCCCACCAAGGCCGGTCCCCCCGGGGCCCCGCCCGGCACGGCGCCGCCGGCCGCCGGGGTGCGGGAGGCGCTGGCCCTGCTGCGGCTGCCCCGGCTGCGGGCGCTGGCGGTCTGCGCGGCCCTGCTCGGCCTGACCACCGTCAGCGACGCGTTCCTGTACCTGCTGCTGCAACGCCGTACCGGGATCGCCGAGCAGTGGTTCCCGCTGCTGCCGCTCGGCACCGCGGCCGTGTTCCTGCTGCTCGCCGTGCCCGCCGGGGCCCTCGCCGACCGGATCGGCCGGCGCACCGTCTTCCTGGCCGGACACGCCCTGCTGCTGACCGGGTACGGGCTGCTGCTGTGGGCCCCCGCCCGGCCGGCGCTGCCCTTCCTCGTGCTCGCACTGCACGGCCTGTTCTACGCCGCCACCGACGGGGTGCTGCCGGCCGCCGTCGCCGCCACCGTCCCCCGCGAGCTGCGCGCCACCGGGATGGCCCTCGTCGGCACCGGCCAGGCCCTGGCCCGGTTCGGCTGCTCGCTGGCCGTCGGCGCCGCCTGGACCCTCTGGGGCACCGGCCCGGCGCTCGCCGCCGCCTCGGCGGGCCTGCTGTGCTGCGCCGTCGTCGCGGGCTTCGTCCTGCGACCGGACCCGGCTCCGGGAGCGCGTCCGGACCCGGACCCGGCCCCGGACGACCCGCCCACCGCCGGCGATCCGCCCGCCCCCGCACCGCACCGCACACCCCGAGGACCCCGATGA
- a CDS encoding VanW family protein → MARAGKWTGNWRIALPVAGGAVVLGLGGLYVTGLVAGDDVAPGTTVRGVDIGGMSRAEASHALARQLGPLAAAPVAMKIGDRVEKEDPAALGLSLDTEATVDRAARTGYGPATVVGRLFSSGDRDVEPVVRQDETTGRAAVRRIAAATEQQVRDGQITFDKGAAKAVTARPGIDLVEDRALDTLRAGYLRPDAGPVVLPVERTEPRIGAEETGRALTAFARPAMSGPVTVTVAGTRIPISPAVLGEHLKMTPAADARLVPALDSKGLLADPAVARPVKAAGGAPRDAELGVGADGRVVVAEDSRAGSKVTEAALGRAVLPLLTRTGADRTAPVATEEVQPDLTSAQAQRLGIKEQVSSFTVNFPAAAYRTTNIGRAVELINGSVVMPGQEWSFNRTVGERTPENGFVDGIMINDGQYVKSPGGGVSAVATTMYNAAFFAGVKPVEHGAHSFYIERYPEGREATVAWGTLDLRWLNDSGHALYVQARSTDTSLTISLLGTKKYDEIRATKGPRTHITPPSQRTGSGPTCEVQTPLEGFDVTVGRVFVQGGKEVRREDFTTHYTPRDEVTCGDPAPTAPTAPAAPKAPAAPEAPSATAPAAPAPADAAAAH, encoded by the coding sequence ATGGCACGCGCGGGCAAGTGGACGGGCAACTGGCGGATCGCTCTGCCCGTGGCGGGCGGAGCCGTCGTCCTCGGCCTCGGCGGCCTGTACGTCACCGGGCTCGTCGCCGGCGACGACGTCGCCCCGGGCACGACGGTCCGCGGCGTGGACATCGGCGGCATGAGCCGGGCCGAGGCCTCGCACGCCCTCGCCCGGCAGCTCGGCCCCCTCGCCGCCGCACCGGTCGCGATGAAGATCGGCGACCGGGTCGAGAAGGAGGACCCCGCCGCGCTCGGCCTGTCCCTCGACACCGAGGCCACCGTCGACCGCGCCGCCCGTACCGGGTACGGCCCGGCCACCGTCGTAGGCCGGCTCTTCTCCTCCGGCGACCGGGACGTCGAGCCGGTGGTCCGCCAGGACGAGACCACCGGCCGCGCCGCCGTCCGGCGCATCGCCGCCGCCACCGAGCAGCAGGTCCGCGACGGGCAGATCACGTTCGACAAGGGCGCCGCGAAGGCCGTCACCGCGCGGCCCGGGATCGACCTCGTGGAGGACCGGGCCCTGGACACCCTGCGCGCCGGCTACCTCCGGCCGGACGCCGGCCCCGTCGTGCTGCCGGTCGAGCGCACCGAGCCGCGGATCGGCGCCGAGGAGACAGGCCGGGCCCTGACGGCGTTCGCCCGGCCCGCGATGTCCGGGCCCGTCACCGTCACCGTCGCCGGGACGCGCATACCGATATCCCCGGCCGTCCTCGGCGAGCACCTGAAGATGACCCCGGCCGCGGACGCCCGCCTCGTACCGGCCCTGGACTCCAAGGGCCTGCTCGCCGACCCCGCCGTGGCCCGCCCGGTCAAGGCCGCCGGCGGTGCCCCGCGCGACGCCGAACTCGGGGTCGGCGCGGACGGCCGCGTCGTGGTCGCCGAGGACAGCCGCGCGGGCAGCAAGGTCACCGAGGCGGCGCTCGGCCGGGCCGTGCTGCCGCTGCTGACCCGCACCGGCGCGGACCGCACCGCCCCGGTCGCCACCGAGGAGGTCCAGCCCGACCTCACGAGCGCGCAGGCGCAGCGGCTCGGCATCAAGGAGCAGGTCTCCAGCTTCACCGTGAACTTCCCGGCCGCCGCCTACCGCACCACCAACATCGGGCGGGCCGTGGAGCTGATCAACGGCTCCGTGGTCATGCCGGGCCAGGAGTGGAGCTTCAACCGGACGGTCGGGGAGCGCACCCCGGAGAACGGCTTCGTCGACGGCATCATGATCAACGACGGTCAGTACGTGAAGTCGCCCGGCGGCGGCGTCTCGGCGGTCGCGACCACCATGTACAACGCGGCCTTCTTCGCGGGCGTCAAACCCGTCGAGCACGGCGCGCACTCCTTCTACATCGAGCGGTACCCCGAGGGCCGGGAGGCCACCGTCGCCTGGGGCACCCTGGACCTGCGCTGGCTCAACGACTCCGGACACGCCCTCTACGTCCAGGCCCGGTCCACCGACACCTCGCTGACGATCAGCCTGCTCGGCACGAAGAAGTACGACGAGATCCGCGCGACCAAGGGGCCGCGCACCCACATCACCCCGCCGTCACAGCGCACGGGCAGCGGGCCGACCTGCGAGGTCCAGACCCCGCTCGAAGGCTTCGACGTCACCGTGGGCCGCGTCTTCGTCCAGGGCGGCAAGGAGGTCAGGCGCGAGGACTTCACGACCCATTACACCCCGCGCGACGAGGTCACCTGCGGCGATCCCGCCCCGACCGCGCCGACCGCGCCCGCCGCGCCGAAGGCCCCGGCCGCACCCGAGGCCCCGTCCGCCACGGCCCCGGCCGCGCCCGCCCCGGCGGACGCCGCGGCGGCGCACTGA
- a CDS encoding TolB family protein, whose amino-acid sequence MTPLRRLLVLLAAVLVLGGLAAALVLRAASRADRPQEGGPATAAGSVPLTGPDDRLAFLNGAPGPHRGALVSVPADEPRAVRTASGLTCQRFHAAAGTGVCLSSTPGALAQENRALIVDAQLRTRREFPLAGTPSRARVSPGGRLVAWTVFVSGESYGAAFFSTRTAILDTRTWRLEANLEEFAISMDGKDYRSGDVNFWGVTFAKDEDTFYATLGTAGRTHLVKGSLSARRVTTLAENVECPSLSPDETRIAYKKRVLRGASLWREHVMDLKTLRDHPLAEKRSVDDQAAWLDDATLAYALPTEGAPDSTDLWTTPADGTGTPRLLTPGASSPARLR is encoded by the coding sequence ATGACCCCGCTGCGCCGCCTGCTCGTCCTGCTCGCCGCGGTCCTCGTCCTCGGCGGACTGGCCGCCGCGCTCGTCCTGCGCGCCGCCTCCCGCGCCGACCGGCCGCAGGAGGGCGGCCCGGCCACCGCCGCCGGCAGCGTCCCGCTGACCGGCCCCGACGACCGGCTCGCCTTCCTCAACGGCGCCCCGGGCCCGCACCGCGGCGCCCTCGTCTCGGTCCCCGCCGACGAGCCCCGGGCCGTACGCACCGCCTCCGGCCTCACCTGCCAGCGCTTCCACGCCGCCGCGGGGACCGGGGTGTGCCTGAGCTCCACCCCGGGCGCGCTGGCCCAGGAGAACCGGGCCCTGATCGTCGACGCGCAGCTGCGCACCCGGCGCGAGTTCCCGCTCGCCGGGACGCCCAGCCGGGCGCGCGTCTCGCCCGGCGGCCGGCTCGTCGCCTGGACCGTCTTCGTCTCGGGGGAGTCGTACGGAGCCGCCTTCTTCTCCACCCGTACCGCGATCCTGGACACCCGCACGTGGCGGCTGGAGGCCAACCTGGAGGAGTTCGCCATCTCCATGGACGGCAAGGACTACCGCTCCGGGGACGTGAACTTCTGGGGCGTCACCTTCGCCAAGGACGAGGACACCTTCTACGCCACGCTGGGCACGGCGGGCCGGACGCACCTGGTCAAGGGCTCCCTCTCGGCCCGCCGCGTCACCACTCTCGCCGAGAACGTCGAGTGCCCCTCCCTGTCCCCGGACGAGACCCGCATCGCGTACAAGAAGCGCGTCCTGCGCGGCGCCTCGCTCTGGCGCGAGCACGTCATGGACCTGAAGACGCTCCGCGACCACCCGCTCGCGGAGAAGCGCAGCGTGGACGACCAGGCCGCCTGGCTCGACGACGCCACCCTCGCCTACGCCCTCCCCACCGAGGGCGCCCCGGACAGCACCGACCTGTGGACCACCCCCGCGGACGGCACCGGCACCCCGCGGCTGCTGACCCCGGGCGCCTCCTCGCCCGCGCGCCTGCGCTGA